The following proteins are encoded in a genomic region of Thioclava nitratireducens:
- the rplT gene encoding 50S ribosomal protein L20: protein MARVKSGKVTHAAHKKVLKKAKGYYSSRSRNFRTATQAVDKANQYATRDRKARKRNFRALWIQRINAAVRAVDADLSYSKFIFGLSKAGIEVDRKVLADLAVHEPEAFGAIVEQAKAAAAA from the coding sequence ATGGCACGCGTCAAATCCGGTAAGGTCACCCACGCCGCGCACAAGAAAGTGCTCAAGAAGGCGAAAGGTTACTATTCCTCGCGCTCGCGCAACTTCCGCACTGCGACCCAGGCGGTCGACAAGGCGAACCAATACGCGACCCGCGACCGTAAAGCCCGTAAGCGCAATTTCCGCGCGCTTTGGATCCAGCGTATCAACGCCGCCGTGCGCGCCGTCGATGCCGATCTGAGCTACTCGAAGTTCATCTTCGGCCTGAGCAAGGCCGGGATCGAAGTGGACCGCAAGGTTCTCGCCGATCTCGCCGTGCACGAGCCGGAAGCTTTCGGTGCGATCGTCGAGCAGGCGAAAGCCGCCGCCGCCGCGTAA
- the rpmI gene encoding 50S ribosomal protein L35 — translation MPKMKTKSAAKKRFKFTATGKVKVGPAGKRHGMIKRSTKFIRETSGTMVLSEPDTKIVKKYMPYNR, via the coding sequence ATGCCCAAGATGAAGACGAAATCCGCTGCCAAGAAGCGGTTCAAGTTCACCGCGACCGGCAAGGTCAAGGTCGGTCCGGCCGGCAAGCGTCACGGCATGATCAAACGCTCGACGAAATTCATCCGCGAAACCTCGGGCACCATGGTGCTCAGCGAGCCGGATACGAAGATCGTCAAGAAATACATGCCCTACAACCGCTGA
- the pyk gene encoding pyruvate kinase: MRRLRNVKIVATLGPSSSDYDSIKALFVAGADVFRLNMSHGSHEEHRARHAIIRQLEAEFGRPIAILADLQGPKLRVGTFAAHGAELEDGDKFRFDLDETPGATHRVCLPHPEIFQALEPGSELLVNDGKIRLVVDECGDDFANCTVTVGGTISDRKGVNVPDVVLPLAALSEKDRKDLEFACEMGVDWLALSFVQRPEDVQEARELAKGRAAILSKIEKPSAVRCFDDILKVSDGIMVARGDLGVELPVQAVPPIQKQLIRKCRTWAKPVIVATQMLESMIESPMPTRAEVSDVATAIYEGADAVMLSAESAAGNYPVEAVETMNNVAISVEKDPTYREVIEASRHAARQTVADGIVAAAREIAETTDIAAICAYTQSGQTVGLIARERPRVPIIALSPIEATLRRVSLTWGVHAVPCGELERFKQAVVNAARAARDFGFADETQQIVVTAGVPFNVQGTTNILRVAPCDERLIYRTDPE, encoded by the coding sequence ATGAGACGCCTTCGCAACGTGAAGATCGTGGCTACGCTGGGCCCTTCTTCGTCGGATTATGACAGCATCAAAGCTCTGTTCGTTGCAGGCGCGGACGTGTTCCGCCTGAACATGAGCCACGGCAGCCACGAGGAACATCGCGCCCGCCACGCCATCATCCGCCAACTCGAAGCAGAGTTCGGCCGCCCGATCGCGATCCTCGCGGACCTGCAGGGCCCGAAACTGCGCGTCGGCACTTTCGCGGCGCATGGCGCCGAGCTAGAGGACGGCGACAAGTTCCGCTTCGATCTCGACGAGACGCCTGGCGCGACGCACCGCGTTTGCCTCCCGCACCCCGAGATTTTTCAGGCGCTCGAGCCGGGCTCGGAACTGCTGGTGAATGACGGCAAGATCCGCCTCGTGGTCGACGAATGCGGCGATGATTTCGCCAATTGCACCGTCACCGTGGGCGGTACAATTTCGGACCGCAAGGGCGTGAACGTCCCCGACGTGGTGCTGCCGCTGGCCGCGCTCTCGGAGAAGGATCGCAAGGATCTGGAATTCGCTTGCGAGATGGGTGTCGACTGGCTCGCGCTGAGCTTCGTGCAGCGTCCCGAGGACGTGCAAGAAGCGCGCGAACTGGCCAAGGGCCGTGCGGCGATCCTGTCGAAGATCGAGAAGCCTTCGGCGGTCCGCTGCTTCGACGATATCCTCAAGGTCTCGGACGGGATCATGGTGGCGCGCGGCGATCTGGGCGTGGAACTTCCGGTGCAGGCCGTTCCGCCGATCCAGAAGCAGCTGATCCGCAAGTGTCGCACCTGGGCGAAGCCGGTGATCGTGGCGACGCAGATGCTGGAATCGATGATCGAGAGCCCGATGCCGACCCGCGCGGAGGTCTCTGACGTCGCGACCGCGATCTACGAGGGCGCGGATGCGGTGATGCTCAGCGCGGAATCCGCTGCAGGCAACTACCCGGTCGAAGCGGTCGAGACGATGAACAACGTCGCGATCTCGGTCGAGAAGGACCCGACCTATCGCGAGGTGATCGAAGCGTCGCGCCATGCGGCCCGCCAGACCGTCGCGGACGGGATCGTGGCCGCCGCCCGCGAGATCGCGGAAACCACGGATATCGCCGCGATCTGCGCCTATACGCAATCGGGCCAGACCGTCGGGCTGATCGCGCGGGAGCGTCCGCGTGTGCCGATCATCGCGCTGTCGCCGATCGAGGCGACGCTGCGCCGGGTCTCGCTGACTTGGGGCGTGCATGCCGTGCCGTGTGGCGAGCTGGAGCGGTTCAAGCAGGCCGTGGTCAACGCGGCCCGTGCCGCGCGCGATTTCGGCTTCGCCGACGAGACGCAGCAGATCGTGGTCACCGCCGGTGTGCCCTTCAACGTGCAGGGCACCACGAACATCCTGCGCGTCGCGCCCTGTGATGAGCGATTGATTTACCGCACCGACCCTGAGTAA
- a CDS encoding N-formylglutamate amidohydrolase: MNEKQPYSITGEARTGRWLVTCDHARNTVPGWVGGGDLGIDAEDMARHIAYDVGALGLSEALAERLDSPMIASDFSRLVIDPNRGEDDPTLVMKLYDGTIVPANRHADAAEVERRLDRLYRPYHAEYARLAARREDTVICAVHSFTPRLRGRPPRPWDVGILHAPADPRLAYEMIAALEAEGDLCVGDNQPYLGHLEGDSIDRHALAHRRPNVLIELRNDLIATPEQQAAWADRLAPILTCVLAQSGL, from the coding sequence ATGAACGAAAAACAGCCCTATTCGATCACGGGAGAGGCACGCACTGGACGCTGGCTGGTCACGTGCGATCATGCGCGCAACACCGTGCCCGGCTGGGTGGGCGGTGGCGACCTTGGCATCGACGCCGAGGATATGGCGCGACACATAGCCTATGACGTCGGCGCGCTGGGGCTGTCGGAGGCACTGGCGGAGCGGCTCGACTCGCCGATGATTGCCAGCGACTTCTCGCGGCTGGTGATCGACCCGAACCGCGGCGAAGATGACCCCACGCTGGTGATGAAGCTTTATGACGGCACGATCGTCCCCGCGAACCGCCATGCCGACGCGGCGGAGGTCGAGCGGCGACTGGACCGGCTCTACCGTCCTTATCATGCGGAATATGCCCGGCTCGCGGCGCGGCGCGAGGATACGGTGATCTGTGCCGTCCACTCCTTCACCCCTCGCCTGCGCGGGCGCCCGCCCCGGCCGTGGGATGTCGGCATCCTGCACGCTCCGGCCGATCCGCGCCTCGCCTATGAGATGATCGCGGCCCTCGAGGCCGAGGGTGATCTCTGCGTGGGCGACAACCAGCCCTATCTTGGGCATCTGGAGGGTGACTCGATCGACCGTCACGCGCTGGCGCATCGCCGCCCGAACGTTTTGATCGAGCTGCGCAACGACCTGATCGCGACGCCGGAGCAGCAGGCGGCGTGGGCGGACCGCCTTGCGCCGATTCTGACCTGCGTCCTGGCGCAGAGCGGACTGTAA